CGGCTCCGGCGGAAAACGGGTTACCACCCGGCCGTCATTCTTGCCCGCAGCGATATCCTGCTCGATAGCCTGGCGGATAAAATTGGTCGGGGCGGTGGTCTCGTTACCCATACTCGTGGATTCCCTCAGTGCAGCCTTCACTTGTCTTCGGCCCGGGCGCGGATCAGCTCCAGCGCCTTGTCGATGCGGCGCAGGGAGGCTTCGCGTCCCACCAGTCTCAGTGTCTCGTCGATGCCGGGAGAGGCGGCGGTGCCGACCACCGCGACACGCAGCGGCTGCGCCACCTTGCCCATCTTCAGCTCCAGGGCAGCGGCCACCTGCTCGACAGTGGCGTGCAACGCCTCGGGGGTCCACTCCTCCAGCCCCGCCAATGCCTCCCGCATCCTGGCCAGCGGCTCCTGGGCCACGGGCCGCAGGTGCTTCTTGGCCGCTGCCGGATCATATTCGTCGAAATCGCGATAGATATACGCACATTGCAGCGCCATCTCGGCCAGCGTGCTGGTGCGCTCGCGGTAGGCGATGACCACTTCCACCGGATCGGGACCAACAGATGGATCAATGTCCAGCTTGCCGAGCTGGTAGCTCAGGTGGCGAGCCACATAGGTCGGATCGAGACTCTTCATATAGTGCTGATTCAGCCACTGCAGCTTACTGAGATTGAGAGCCGAGGCCGAATGGTTGATGTCGCAGATATCGAACAGGCGGACCATCTCCTCCAGCTCGAAGATCTCCTGGTCGCCGTGGGACCAGCCGAGGCGTGCCAGATAGTTGATCAGCGCCTCCGGCAGGTAGCCCTCCTCCCGGTAATCGGTGACGCTGGCGGCACCGTGGCGCTTGGAGAGCTTCTGACCATCCTCGCCGAGGATCATCGGAAGGTGGGCATAGGTCGGCGGCTCGACGCCCAGCGCCCGCAGGATATTGATTTGGCGCGGCGTGTTGTTGAGATGGTCGTCGCCGCGGACCACATGGGAGATTTCCATATCCATGTCATCCACCACCACTACAAAATTGTAGGTGGGACTGCCATCGCTGCGCCGGATGATCAGATCGTCCAGCTCGGCATTACTGAATACAACCTTGCCGCGGACCATGTCATTCACCACCACGCTACCTTCGGTCGGACTCAGAAAGCGGATCACGTGGGGCTCGTTCGGATCGATCGCCTGCCCGAGGCAGCGGCGGTCATAGCGCGGCTTCTGTTTCCTCGCGATCTGCTCCTCGCGCAGCTCCTCGATGCGCTCCTTCGGGCAGTTGCAGCGGTACGCCAGGCCCTTGTCGAGCAGCTGCTGCGTCACCTCTGCATAGCGGTCGAAGCGATGGGTCTGAAAAAACGGTCCCTCGTCGTACTCCAGGCCCAACCAGGTCATACCCTCGAGGATCACATTGACCGACTCGGCGGTAGAGCGTTCCAGGTCGGTATCCTCGATGCGCAGCACGAACTTGCCGCCGTGGCGTCGTGCATACAGCCAGGAGAAGAGCGCCGTACGGGCGCCGCCTATGTGGAGGTAACCGGTAGGGCTGGGGGCGAATCGCGTTTTGATACTCATAGAATCCGTCGTGTTTGGTTTGAGGCTATTTTTTGTCAATCACTTTCTGATCGGTCGCGCCATACGGAAAGCGCAGGTGTCCGTAACGGATCACCAGCACGGCCAGCCCGAGCACCAGCACGGCACCAGCCACCGCCAGGATGCGCCACCCATCCATCGCCTTCATGTCAAGAATAAGATAGCGCGCCAACGCCACCATACCGATGTACAGGGGCATGCGCACCGGGAGCTGACCGGAGTTCCAGTAGCTGGCAACCATCGCCACCACTTCAAGATATATGAACATCAGCAGCAGATCGGCCAGACGAACCGTGCCGCTCTCCACCATGTGCCAGATCTCCTGCCCGGCTGCCACAATAGTGGCCAACAGGATGATGAAGAGGCCGATGTCCTCGACCACCCCCACCGCTTGCTGGCCCAGCCGGCGCACCCCCTGCTTCTCAGCCATTTCCAAAGTCCCGATGGCAAAAACAGGAAGTATACATTGG
This genomic interval from Thiohalomonas denitrificans contains the following:
- a CDS encoding phosphate-starvation-inducible protein PsiE; this encodes MAEKQGVRRLGQQAVGVVEDIGLFIILLATIVAAGQEIWHMVESGTVRLADLLLMFIYLEVVAMVASYWNSGQLPVRMPLYIGMVALARYLILDMKAMDGWRILAVAGAVLVLGLAVLVIRYGHLRFPYGATDQKVIDKK
- the gltX gene encoding glutamate--tRNA ligase; translation: MSIKTRFAPSPTGYLHIGGARTALFSWLYARRHGGKFVLRIEDTDLERSTAESVNVILEGMTWLGLEYDEGPFFQTHRFDRYAEVTQQLLDKGLAYRCNCPKERIEELREEQIARKQKPRYDRRCLGQAIDPNEPHVIRFLSPTEGSVVVNDMVRGKVVFSNAELDDLIIRRSDGSPTYNFVVVVDDMDMEISHVVRGDDHLNNTPRQINILRALGVEPPTYAHLPMILGEDGQKLSKRHGAASVTDYREEGYLPEALINYLARLGWSHGDQEIFELEEMVRLFDICDINHSASALNLSKLQWLNQHYMKSLDPTYVARHLSYQLGKLDIDPSVGPDPVEVVIAYRERTSTLAEMALQCAYIYRDFDEYDPAAAKKHLRPVAQEPLARMREALAGLEEWTPEALHATVEQVAAALELKMGKVAQPLRVAVVGTAASPGIDETLRLVGREASLRRIDKALELIRARAEDK